Proteins from a single region of Dyadobacter fanqingshengii:
- a CDS encoding carboxypeptidase regulatory-like domain-containing protein: protein MRYSFFIGFINFALLSGSCLPAHGQTTARLTGFVTDAATGKPMQFANVYVNGSTQGAVTDDKGAYALAAIPLGSVEIVASFVGYEPATQKIRFENTSPQKANFQLKVSEQMLDAVTVRGNSKRSEKHLRQFKKQLFGEPFGGQCLLVNSEVLNFKEDKGHLYAKANEPLIIDNQALGYRLIYDLQHFDAASSGKVYSAGTARFEELKPENERQADRFRRNRLIAYNGSTRHLMASLIDNTFEQAGFLVYQEDATKPISVERRTITLAAAIGEYKRLVPIQVSKLIQPGRLSTERRLVSPAKLIVFYTKASSGFSPYPDARYAYTEMKLPSGQMQMTVDGIITMPEGMEAEGSMGDDRLSTMLPADWKPQVSGMEPLTTGPLASLGKLAPSDTSLGSISAAFNERFKLLAPALFVHIDKPFYATGDRLWMSTYLLDAVSHQRAGGATAMHVDLLTSTGKLVQHQWVRIADGRGQGNFRLSDTLTTGTYRLRAYTDEDDAQRRPAFERSVAIYNLFRNDALKHSDSVAQQLDIQILPEGGRWISGLPARLGIKIVAPNGHGLSLEGRIVDDLGAEIVRFKTNQQGMTSVVIEPKAQRTYYADVSYNNQLQHVPLPKHEHEGLLLSADAISDTTRLALTIRSTNQTAADSVYILVQQRGLIVDQRKIFLQNGLAKISLPMMGWLPGLAQVTLYNAAAKPQAERLFFVPELVAPVRVTLKFNKTKYQPREQAIISVNLNDNGSPASAALSASITDASKVPEDTADANMPAHLLLTGELRGHVENPNQYIMNHSAETRKALDDLLLTQGWRRVSGTPEADSLGGVSLSGRILNLKNQPIPDAQIVVATTGPGQSFVKSAGADEQGRFRMAGMAIADTVKLMVQIAGRNSKKMSAKEAFLVQDRPGKLWEFGKMTAAPNWPMLQAELKAARIRQEASNDLYRDKAAKQLNEVTVRAQKYNERPDDIQMRSLHNEADAVVIFDEKSPVYANLYEMIRGRFAGVTVQRTAPAPQKPPGYMVTVRGATSYKSGTQPLFLIDGVTVHDPDGTALMYFSPRDFERVEVLKNAGTAGIYGVRGGNGVIAFYSKGARSMQVSAKPGEGMTPIEFIGYPSVQREFYVPRYDAEVTASTISGPVDDRDVLYWKPMIQTDSQGNSQLRFPLSDVVRTLRVVIQGITADGRPVHGVQLVQIQ, encoded by the coding sequence ATGCGTTACTCGTTCTTCATTGGCTTTATAAATTTCGCTTTACTTTCAGGATCGTGCCTGCCGGCTCATGGACAAACGACAGCCCGGTTGACTGGCTTCGTGACAGATGCGGCGACAGGAAAACCTATGCAGTTTGCCAATGTATATGTGAATGGCAGCACGCAGGGGGCCGTTACGGACGATAAAGGAGCATATGCGCTTGCTGCAATTCCACTTGGTTCGGTCGAAATTGTTGCTTCATTTGTTGGGTATGAACCTGCTACGCAAAAAATCCGATTTGAAAATACGTCTCCACAAAAAGCTAATTTCCAGCTCAAAGTAAGTGAGCAAATGCTGGATGCCGTGACAGTCAGGGGCAATTCGAAGCGGTCAGAAAAACATTTACGACAGTTCAAAAAGCAACTCTTTGGCGAGCCGTTTGGCGGGCAGTGTCTGCTTGTAAATAGTGAAGTGCTCAATTTCAAAGAGGATAAGGGTCATCTGTATGCAAAGGCTAACGAGCCGTTAATCATTGATAATCAGGCGCTGGGATATAGGTTAATTTATGATCTACAACATTTCGATGCTGCATCGTCGGGAAAGGTATATTCTGCTGGAACCGCCCGGTTTGAAGAATTGAAACCCGAAAACGAACGCCAGGCCGACCGATTCAGGCGCAATCGGCTGATCGCTTATAACGGATCTACACGACATTTAATGGCCAGTCTCATCGACAACACCTTCGAGCAGGCTGGCTTTCTGGTTTATCAGGAGGATGCCACCAAGCCAATCTCCGTCGAACGTCGGACCATTACGCTTGCCGCTGCGATAGGCGAATACAAACGTTTGGTTCCCATTCAGGTTTCTAAGTTGATTCAACCGGGTCGGTTATCGACCGAACGCAGATTGGTTTCGCCCGCGAAACTGATCGTATTCTATACGAAAGCATCCTCGGGTTTCTCGCCCTATCCGGATGCTCGTTACGCTTATACGGAAATGAAACTGCCCAGTGGGCAGATGCAAATGACTGTCGATGGAATTATTACGATGCCTGAAGGTATGGAAGCGGAAGGTTCAATGGGTGATGACAGGCTATCGACCATGTTGCCCGCCGACTGGAAACCCCAGGTGAGCGGGATGGAGCCACTTACAACGGGCCCTCTGGCCTCGTTGGGAAAACTTGCGCCATCTGACACCTCTCTGGGAAGTATCAGTGCGGCTTTCAACGAACGATTCAAGTTGCTCGCTCCCGCATTGTTTGTGCACATTGATAAACCTTTTTATGCCACCGGGGACCGGCTTTGGATGAGCACGTACTTACTCGATGCTGTCAGTCACCAGCGGGCTGGTGGAGCGACAGCTATGCATGTCGACCTGCTTACCTCAACCGGGAAACTGGTTCAGCACCAGTGGGTACGCATTGCTGATGGACGTGGGCAGGGTAATTTTCGCCTGTCGGATACGCTTACAACGGGAACATATCGCCTACGCGCCTATACCGATGAAGATGATGCACAGCGACGCCCCGCGTTCGAGCGCTCTGTGGCTATCTATAATTTGTTTCGTAATGATGCATTAAAACACAGCGATTCTGTCGCGCAGCAATTAGACATTCAGATTTTGCCGGAAGGTGGTCGCTGGATTTCGGGATTGCCAGCGCGTCTGGGAATTAAAATTGTGGCGCCCAATGGCCACGGCCTATCCCTGGAAGGCCGTATCGTCGACGACTTAGGAGCTGAAATAGTTCGTTTTAAAACCAATCAGCAGGGGATGACCAGCGTGGTGATTGAGCCTAAGGCGCAGCGGACTTATTATGCAGATGTATCCTATAACAACCAACTGCAACACGTTCCTTTGCCTAAGCACGAACACGAAGGACTGTTGCTGTCAGCCGATGCGATTAGCGATACAACCCGCCTGGCACTGACGATCAGGAGTACTAACCAGACCGCGGCTGATTCTGTGTATATCCTTGTCCAGCAACGCGGTCTGATCGTCGATCAGCGAAAAATTTTCTTGCAAAATGGGTTGGCGAAGATAAGCTTGCCGATGATGGGCTGGTTGCCCGGTCTTGCGCAAGTCACACTTTACAATGCCGCAGCTAAGCCACAAGCCGAGCGATTGTTTTTTGTGCCGGAATTGGTTGCGCCAGTTCGTGTGACATTGAAATTCAACAAAACCAAATACCAGCCCCGTGAACAAGCCATCATTAGCGTCAATCTGAACGATAATGGATCACCTGCATCAGCAGCTTTATCAGCGTCGATTACCGATGCCAGTAAAGTGCCTGAGGACACCGCCGACGCCAATATGCCTGCGCACTTGCTACTAACGGGAGAGCTGCGGGGACATGTTGAAAACCCTAATCAATACATAATGAATCACTCGGCAGAAACCCGTAAAGCGCTGGACGACCTGCTGCTGACCCAGGGCTGGCGACGGGTTAGTGGCACGCCGGAAGCTGATTCGCTCGGTGGGGTATCGCTCAGCGGACGCATTTTAAATCTGAAAAATCAACCCATACCTGACGCGCAGATTGTTGTGGCGACCACAGGACCGGGGCAATCATTCGTGAAATCGGCAGGGGCTGACGAACAGGGGCGCTTTCGGATGGCGGGTATGGCTATTGCCGATACTGTAAAATTAATGGTGCAGATCGCTGGGCGAAACTCAAAAAAAATGTCTGCCAAAGAAGCTTTTCTGGTTCAGGACAGGCCCGGCAAACTATGGGAATTCGGTAAGATGACTGCTGCGCCAAACTGGCCGATGCTGCAAGCTGAGCTGAAAGCTGCGCGGATCAGGCAAGAAGCAAGCAATGATCTATACCGTGATAAAGCGGCAAAACAGCTAAACGAAGTAACTGTTCGAGCACAGAAATACAATGAAAGACCCGATGATATTCAAATGCGTAGTCTGCACAATGAGGCTGATGCCGTTGTTATCTTTGATGAAAAATCACCAGTTTATGCAAATTTATATGAAATGATCCGGGGGCGGTTTGCGGGCGTGACCGTACAACGGACTGCGCCCGCACCGCAAAAGCCGCCCGGGTATATGGTAACTGTACGTGGCGCGACTAGCTATAAAAGTGGTACGCAGCCATTGTTTCTGATTGATGGAGTGACTGTTCACGACCCTGATGGAACCGCTTTAATGTACTTCAGTCCTAGGGATTTTGAACGTGTCGAAGTGTTGAAAAATGCTGGTACGGCTGGTATTTACGGGGTTAGGGGAGGAAATGGGGTTATTGCATTTTACTCGAAAGGTGCACGTTCAATGCAGGTGAGCGCGAAACCGGGCGAAGGCATGACACCGATTGAATTCATTGGTTATCCATCCGTGCAGCGTGAATTTTATGTTCCACGCTACGATGCCGAGGTAACCGCCAGCACCATTTCCGGCCCCGTTGATGACCGGGATGTGCTATACTGGAAACCAATGATCCAAACCGATAGCCAGGGAAACAGCCAGCTACGTTTTCCGCTGTCAGACGTTGTGAGAACGCTACGCGTGGTGATACAAGGCATTACAGCTGATGGTCGTCCGGTGCATGGCGTTCAATTGGTTCAGATTCAATAA
- a CDS encoding SRPBCC domain-containing protein, with the protein MDVTKKIIVQATSHAAFNSFIYDLNAWWPKEYTWSGEKLVEIRINPQVNGLCTEIGPFGFRCDWGRVTELTKNVQLSFTWQISPTRIPEPNPDKASLVTILFTESSHEVTDITLIHSNFESHGDGATGYAEAMDSQQGWPKILEAFKAYCENQ; encoded by the coding sequence ATGGATGTAACAAAGAAAATCATCGTGCAAGCCACTTCTCATGCTGCATTTAACTCATTCATTTATGATTTGAATGCGTGGTGGCCGAAGGAATACACATGGTCGGGAGAGAAGCTGGTTGAAATCCGGATCAACCCTCAGGTCAATGGTTTGTGCACCGAAATAGGCCCGTTCGGTTTTCGATGCGATTGGGGTCGGGTCACGGAACTGACCAAAAATGTGCAATTAAGCTTTACCTGGCAAATCAGCCCAACGCGAATTCCCGAACCAAATCCGGATAAAGCGAGCTTGGTAACCATCCTCTTTACTGAATCGTCGCATGAAGTAACAGATATTACGTTGATCCACAGTAATTTTGAAAGCCACGGCGATGGCGCGACCGGGTATGCCGAGGCCATGGATTCGCAGCAAGGCTGGCCCAAAATTCTGGAAGCATTTAAAGCATATTGTGAAAATCAATAA
- a CDS encoding OsmC family protein — protein sequence MSKEHHYAATTTWTGNKGAGTASYQAYGRDYVIEIENKPAIHGSSDPAFRGDPTRYNPEELLLSSLSSCHMLWYLHLCSEASVRVVEYMDKASGTMLETPNGGGRFSEVLLHPVVTVSDQSMAEKAMSLHAEANKLCFIANSVNFPVLHRAIVHVADL from the coding sequence ATGAGCAAAGAACATCACTACGCTGCAACAACCACATGGACTGGCAACAAAGGGGCCGGCACTGCCAGCTACCAGGCCTACGGACGTGATTATGTCATCGAAATTGAGAACAAACCAGCCATTCATGGCTCCTCAGATCCGGCTTTCAGGGGTGATCCCACCAGGTACAATCCGGAAGAACTGTTATTATCCTCATTGTCGTCCTGCCACATGTTGTGGTATCTTCATTTGTGCTCAGAAGCCTCTGTCAGAGTTGTCGAATATATGGATAAGGCTTCCGGGACTATGCTCGAAACGCCGAATGGCGGAGGCAGGTTTTCGGAAGTGTTGCTTCATCCGGTAGTGACCGTATCGGATCAGTCGATGGCAGAGAAAGCGATGAGCCTGCACGCAGAGGCAAACAAATTATGCTTCATTGCAAATTCGGTCAACTTTCCCGTTTTGCACCGTGCCATTGTTCACGTGGCAGATCTATAA
- a CDS encoding GNAT family N-acetyltransferase produces the protein MSEIFVRTATISDLSTLRSFEQGVIMAERPFNPLIKNDPVHYYNIEEMIVASHIEIVVAELGGELVGSGYARIENARHYLKHQQHAYLGFMYVKPEHRGKGINQKVIETLKKWAILQDITELRLDVYDENAPAIRAYEKAGFKKHLVAMRFGVNE, from the coding sequence ATGTCAGAAATTTTTGTCAGAACCGCTACTATATCCGATTTGTCCACGTTAAGATCTTTTGAGCAAGGTGTTATCATGGCCGAGCGCCCTTTTAATCCGCTGATCAAAAATGATCCTGTCCATTATTATAACATCGAGGAAATGATTGTGGCCTCCCACATTGAGATCGTCGTTGCAGAACTTGGTGGCGAGCTGGTCGGCTCTGGTTATGCACGCATTGAAAACGCCAGGCATTATTTAAAGCACCAGCAGCATGCGTATCTGGGTTTTATGTATGTCAAGCCGGAACACCGTGGAAAAGGAATAAATCAGAAAGTGATCGAGACATTGAAGAAATGGGCTATCCTTCAAGACATAACGGAGCTGCGGCTAGACGTGTATGACGAAAATGCTCCGGCTATCAGGGCCTATGAAAAAGCAGGCTTTAAAAAGCATCTTGTCGCCATGCGGTTTGGTGTTAATGAATAG
- a CDS encoding LytR/AlgR family response regulator transcription factor, whose product MILNCLIVDDELLARRLLTDYVAKIPALNLVAACASAMEAQSFLQKQRIDLLFLDIQMPDVTGLSFLRSLQKKPVTILTTAYTEYALQGYELFVLDYLLKPISFERFFQAASRAIEYIGLLNSKVPVITGDADIVLRNDGPNNEYLFVKSDFKIHKIAYSSIDLIEAYGEYVLIFSGKEKIMTLGQLGKMEQVLPRPGFVRVHRSFIVNFAKVDAMQGNTIYIGERQVPLSKSYRETFMELVQNGRTFP is encoded by the coding sequence ATGATTTTGAATTGCCTGATCGTAGATGACGAGCTGCTTGCCAGGCGGCTGCTAACCGATTATGTGGCTAAAATACCGGCATTAAACCTGGTTGCTGCCTGCGCATCTGCGATGGAGGCGCAAAGTTTTTTGCAAAAACAGCGAATTGATTTATTATTCCTCGACATCCAAATGCCGGATGTAACCGGGCTTTCTTTTCTGAGGTCATTACAAAAAAAACCAGTTACTATCCTTACAACAGCTTACACGGAATACGCCCTGCAAGGTTACGAGCTTTTTGTGCTGGATTATCTGCTAAAACCAATTTCCTTCGAGCGGTTTTTCCAGGCAGCAAGTCGTGCGATCGAATATATTGGCCTGCTTAACAGCAAAGTTCCCGTTATTACTGGCGACGCTGATATTGTATTAAGAAACGATGGGCCTAATAATGAATACCTATTTGTTAAATCCGATTTTAAAATCCACAAAATCGCTTATAGCAGCATAGACCTCATTGAAGCCTATGGGGAATATGTGCTTATTTTTAGTGGGAAGGAGAAGATCATGACTTTGGGCCAATTGGGCAAAATGGAACAGGTGCTGCCCCGGCCGGGATTTGTGCGCGTGCACCGCTCTTTTATCGTGAATTTTGCAAAGGTTGACGCTATGCAGGGTAACACCATTTATATAGGAGAAAGACAGGTTCCGCTCAGCAAAAGTTATCGTGAAACATTCATGGAACTGGTTCAAAACGGCAGGACTTTTCCATAG
- a CDS encoding sensor histidine kinase has protein sequence MDSRGRNYNLANPYLFWICYWLIWLFLFSSFQPFGNAVWVATVNVAVQGIVAFVTIRFLIPRYLEKRKYLAHAAQVAILICLLTILFMKLTEPGLHLLPAKREIKYPRVFQFGRMYFFLFLIHITSTAYKFASDRFYALQRQSELLREQLETELQVLKNQINPHFLFNTLNNVYTLAYLKDDNAAPMIMKLSELLRYTLYDCQADRVKLEKEVEFLRNIIAMQQLKSDAYQKHIAFETSGVQPNHFIAPLLLLVFIENSFKFSDLDTNPDGYIHISLSVDRAATMHFECRNTKKLLLSQEPKAGIGLANVRKRLKLIYPENHELQLSEVDDKFVVSLKIFRL, from the coding sequence ATGGATAGCAGAGGGCGAAACTATAATTTAGCCAATCCGTATTTGTTCTGGATTTGTTACTGGCTGATCTGGCTCTTCCTGTTTTCCAGTTTTCAACCGTTTGGCAATGCGGTTTGGGTAGCTACCGTCAATGTGGCTGTTCAGGGAATTGTTGCTTTTGTGACGATCCGTTTTTTGATCCCGCGTTATCTCGAAAAAAGAAAATATCTGGCGCACGCGGCACAGGTTGCGATCTTGATTTGTCTGCTAACCATACTTTTTATGAAACTTACCGAGCCTGGTTTGCATTTGCTACCAGCCAAACGTGAAATCAAGTATCCGCGGGTATTCCAGTTTGGCAGGATGTATTTTTTCCTGTTTTTGATCCACATCACTAGTACAGCTTACAAGTTTGCATCCGATCGCTTTTATGCATTGCAGCGCCAGTCGGAGCTGCTCAGGGAACAGTTGGAGACGGAGCTGCAAGTCCTGAAAAATCAGATCAACCCGCACTTTCTATTTAATACATTAAACAATGTGTATACGCTGGCCTACCTCAAAGATGACAACGCTGCGCCCATGATTATGAAGCTCTCCGAATTGCTGCGTTACACCCTTTATGATTGTCAGGCCGACCGCGTTAAGCTTGAAAAAGAGGTGGAGTTTTTGCGTAATATCATTGCCATGCAACAGCTTAAATCGGATGCTTATCAAAAGCATATTGCGTTTGAAACCTCCGGCGTGCAGCCCAACCATTTCATTGCGCCGTTGCTCCTTCTGGTATTTATTGAAAACAGTTTTAAATTTTCAGACTTGGATACGAATCCCGACGGGTATATCCATATCTCATTAAGCGTAGACCGTGCCGCAACCATGCATTTTGAATGCAGAAATACCAAAAAGCTACTTTTAAGCCAGGAGCCAAAAGCAGGAATCGGGCTGGCTAATGTGCGCAAACGACTGAAATTGATTTACCCTGAAAATCACGAATTGCAGCTATCTGAGGTGGATGATAAATTTGTAGTCAGCTTAAAAATATTTCGTTTATGA
- a CDS encoding outer membrane protein assembly factor BamB family protein, which translates to MKSERTGSLSRFLQQGLLMAGLLLAECKTSEPAGSEILDSAYGPGWSAVHADSRNSDYSSLQGPRKVELAWQRKFEGTINLGPTIGRQGQVYMTTNAGDCHLYALDPQTGKTVWCTDKVNKFAVASSALLDEQGRLFIADNEAMHAFDALGNLLWETEIQGFPLSAQFTQTGRLIFTTHIGMIYVLDRKNGSLVLNPHPLSGEPPSDPNFDPRACMRGTADCPCANTLAIDQQTGRFFFTYWAPGAVQAGVRAMVYSEKNGPSIKPLWEHTALPGGSASSPDISADGSRIYVNDNAGGLHAIEAATGNSIWEFAMGYEPGGSQSTSPEGLIMPAGGGGAPLMCIQDMGQEAKLVWKNDSLNHLGLPMQTAGNLAFATVAGSPNKSYKDLVIVNTKTGEVLDRVHFPGKTLFTVGTTIGGEGNVYVPGFDGTLFAFRPK; encoded by the coding sequence ATGAAATCAGAAAGAACAGGAAGTCTTAGCCGGTTTTTGCAACAAGGCTTGCTAATGGCTGGATTGCTTTTGGCAGAGTGCAAAACCAGTGAACCGGCCGGATCTGAGATTTTGGATTCAGCCTATGGGCCAGGCTGGTCGGCTGTGCATGCCGACAGCCGCAATTCCGATTACTCGTCATTACAAGGTCCCCGCAAAGTTGAACTAGCATGGCAACGTAAGTTCGAAGGCACCATAAATCTTGGGCCGACCATCGGTAGGCAAGGACAAGTTTACATGACTACCAATGCAGGTGATTGCCATTTGTACGCATTGGATCCGCAGACAGGAAAAACGGTTTGGTGTACCGACAAGGTAAACAAGTTTGCCGTTGCTTCGTCTGCGCTCCTTGATGAGCAGGGACGACTTTTTATTGCTGACAACGAAGCCATGCATGCATTCGACGCGTTGGGGAACTTGCTTTGGGAAACGGAGATCCAGGGCTTTCCGCTCTCGGCACAATTTACACAGACTGGCAGGTTGATCTTCACTACGCACATCGGCATGATTTACGTGCTCGACAGAAAAAACGGATCATTGGTTTTAAACCCGCACCCGCTTTCAGGCGAACCTCCGTCTGATCCGAACTTTGATCCCAGGGCTTGTATGCGTGGTACTGCGGACTGCCCCTGCGCAAACACGCTTGCCATCGACCAGCAAACGGGCAGGTTCTTTTTTACTTACTGGGCACCGGGCGCGGTGCAAGCAGGCGTACGGGCAATGGTCTATTCCGAAAAGAACGGCCCGTCTATCAAACCATTGTGGGAGCATACAGCGCTACCCGGCGGCAGCGCTTCGAGCCCGGATATATCCGCAGACGGCTCGCGCATTTATGTCAACGACAATGCAGGCGGTCTGCATGCTATCGAGGCAGCGACTGGCAACAGTATTTGGGAATTTGCCATGGGTTATGAGCCCGGCGGGAGCCAATCCACCTCGCCCGAAGGCCTTATTATGCCTGCTGGCGGCGGTGGCGCGCCATTAATGTGCATTCAGGACATGGGACAGGAAGCTAAACTGGTGTGGAAAAATGACAGCCTGAACCACCTGGGATTGCCTATGCAGACGGCCGGAAACCTGGCTTTTGCCACCGTTGCAGGTTCACCCAACAAATCTTACAAAGACCTGGTGATCGTAAACACAAAAACAGGCGAAGTCCTTGATCGTGTGCATTTTCCCGGCAAAACGCTCTTTACGGTCGGCACGACCATAGGTGGAGAAGGCAATGTGTATGTGCCGGGCTTTGACGGGACTTTGTTTGCCTTCCGGCCGAAATAA
- a CDS encoding alpha/beta hydrolase family protein, whose protein sequence is MLISIAASCQNSTPDPGKPSQPGQLMSGYGGSSYQHEEVIKKNYDDGPTGYWLYLPSSPAPALAPVIVFNHGYGGWNPANYGAWIKHLVRQGNIVIYPRYQKDARTKPAEFTPNAAAAIKRALKVLASDELKIKAETDKLIIIGHSYGGVVSANLALNAAELGVPMPKGIFLAAAGVGPVPSGQAKSYAGLSESLKLLMIIEKQDTVVDSVFMKKVYNESQLVKAANKALLMHLPDGYGSDSITAEHNEPTGADLDFDSKDGKLAASPIVDATDYYCYWRLADALIDCSRNNKGCPTAFTDTKEQTFMGKWSDGVEVKRLTGR, encoded by the coding sequence ATGCTCATTTCAATAGCGGCAAGTTGTCAGAACAGCACACCCGATCCTGGCAAGCCCAGTCAGCCAGGCCAACTAATGTCTGGCTATGGTGGCAGTTCTTATCAGCATGAAGAGGTGATCAAGAAAAATTACGATGACGGGCCCACAGGTTACTGGTTGTATCTGCCGTCATCTCCCGCGCCGGCCTTGGCACCGGTTATTGTGTTTAATCATGGCTATGGCGGCTGGAATCCGGCCAATTATGGAGCCTGGATCAAACATTTGGTAAGGCAAGGCAACATTGTGATCTATCCCCGCTATCAAAAGGACGCGCGGACCAAGCCGGCAGAATTTACGCCCAATGCCGCCGCCGCAATAAAAAGGGCCTTGAAGGTTTTAGCATCAGATGAATTGAAAATCAAAGCCGAGACAGATAAGCTTATTATCATTGGTCATTCCTATGGAGGTGTGGTAAGTGCAAATCTGGCACTCAATGCTGCCGAACTTGGCGTACCGATGCCAAAAGGCATCTTTTTAGCTGCCGCTGGCGTCGGGCCGGTTCCGTCCGGTCAGGCAAAATCCTATGCAGGTCTGTCCGAGTCCTTGAAGTTGCTAATGATCATTGAGAAGCAAGACACCGTCGTGGACAGCGTTTTTATGAAAAAAGTGTATAATGAATCACAATTGGTCAAAGCCGCCAATAAAGCGCTGCTGATGCATCTTCCGGATGGCTATGGAAGCGATTCGATCACAGCCGAACACAATGAACCAACGGGTGCCGACCTGGATTTTGACAGCAAAGACGGCAAACTGGCCGCTTCGCCGATAGTGGATGCCACCGACTATTATTGCTACTGGCGCCTCGCCGACGCCCTGATCGATTGCAGCAGGAACAACAAAGGATGCCCTACCGCCTTCACCGACACAAAAGAACAGACGTTCATGGGTAAGTGGAGCGATGGGGTCGAGGTTAAAAGATTAACGGGCCGCTAG
- a CDS encoding alanine/glycine:cation symporter family protein, with protein sequence MEQIVNSINSVIWSNALIALCLGTGIYFSIVTRFLQVRFLKDMVTLLFGNKASEKGVSSFQAFAIAISGRVGTGNIAGVATAIAMGGPGAVFWMWAIAFLGAASAYVEATLGQIYKQVKDGQYRGGPAFYIEKGLGVKWYATLFAVATIASTALFLPGVQSNSIATSAKTAFDIPVEMTGAAITIMLGLIIFGGVKRIGKVAELVVPFMAGAYILMALVIIAINITQVPAVFGLILRSAFDMEPAFAGIFGMAVSWGVKRGIYSNEAGQGTAPHAAAAAEASHPVKQGLVQAFSVYVDTLFVCTATALMILFTGKFNVVNPNGGFLVENVKGMAIGSEFTQQAINAHFPALGSGFVSIALLFFAFTTIMAYYYIAETNLSYLMKDGDSKIMLWMLRGLIMAATFYGSVKTAELAWTIGDIGVGMMAWLNIIAILLLRKPALDALKDYQAQKKQGKDPVYNASRLGVKNAEEWI encoded by the coding sequence ATGGAGCAAATCGTCAATTCAATTAATAGTGTGATTTGGAGCAACGCGCTCATTGCACTCTGCCTTGGAACAGGGATCTATTTTTCGATAGTTACCCGCTTTTTACAAGTCAGGTTTTTAAAGGATATGGTCACCTTGCTTTTTGGCAATAAGGCATCTGAGAAAGGTGTCTCATCGTTTCAGGCTTTTGCGATTGCAATATCGGGAAGGGTAGGTACCGGTAACATTGCGGGTGTCGCAACTGCCATTGCAATGGGAGGACCCGGCGCCGTATTCTGGATGTGGGCGATTGCATTTCTAGGCGCGGCATCGGCCTATGTTGAAGCCACACTCGGGCAAATCTATAAGCAGGTCAAAGACGGGCAATATCGGGGAGGCCCCGCATTTTATATAGAAAAAGGGTTGGGCGTAAAATGGTACGCAACACTGTTTGCAGTTGCTACCATTGCCAGCACCGCATTGTTTTTGCCCGGTGTCCAGAGCAACAGCATAGCTACGAGCGCAAAAACTGCATTTGACATCCCGGTTGAAATGACGGGTGCGGCCATTACAATCATGCTCGGGCTGATCATTTTTGGCGGAGTAAAACGGATTGGTAAGGTGGCTGAACTGGTTGTCCCGTTCATGGCGGGTGCATATATTCTGATGGCGCTGGTCATTATTGCCATCAATATCACGCAAGTTCCCGCGGTATTTGGTCTAATCTTGCGCTCGGCATTTGATATGGAACCCGCATTTGCCGGCATTTTTGGCATGGCTGTTTCCTGGGGTGTTAAGCGCGGTATTTATTCTAATGAGGCAGGGCAGGGCACAGCACCACACGCCGCTGCTGCCGCAGAAGCGAGCCATCCCGTTAAGCAGGGCCTTGTTCAAGCATTTTCCGTCTATGTTGACACTTTATTTGTATGTACGGCCACAGCATTAATGATTCTCTTTACAGGCAAGTTCAATGTGGTCAATCCCAATGGTGGGTTTCTCGTAGAAAACGTGAAAGGCATGGCAATCGGATCCGAATTTACGCAGCAGGCGATTAACGCGCACTTTCCAGCTCTGGGAAGCGGATTTGTCTCCATAGCGCTGCTGTTCTTTGCATTTACGACCATCATGGCCTATTACTACATTGCAGAAACCAATCTTAGTTATTTGATGAAGGATGGTGACAGCAAAATAATGCTTTGGATGTTACGAGGCTTGATCATGGCTGCTACTTTTTACGGATCTGTGAAGACTGCCGAACTTGCCTGGACAATTGGGGACATTGGCGTAGGAATGATGGCGTGGCTTAATATTATTGCCATTCTACTGCTGAGAAAGCCTGCACTGGACGCTTTGAAAGATTATCAGGCGCAGAAAAAGCAGGGCAAAGACCCCGTCTACAATGCTTCTAGGCTAGGAGTGAAAAATGCAGAAGAATGGATTTGA